The Lacticaseibacillus pabuli region TCCGCGGTTGAAGTCGTTTGGGTGATGTAACCCAAATTACGCAAAGTCCGCAACTGACGTGCAATGGCGGGCTTGGTAACGCCGCGCAGACGTACCAAATCAGTCAGGTTGGTCGCCCGCTGATGCGCAATATCGTGTAAAATCTGGTATTGTTCAAATGAGGTATGATACTCAGTGGTCGCCGCCTGCAGCAAGGCCGTTAAACTTTTTGTGGTTTTGAGGTAGACGTCGGTGAAGGCAGTGCTGAACTTTTCACTATCCATCATAAAACCCTCCATTCAGTTTTATGAACAAATTTAACTTAATTGTACAATATAAAAGGCTCGAGTGCACCATTTTTGTAATTTTTTGAACCATGAGGGGACAGAGATGAAGAATTTGATTGGCAAACACAAGAAACTCAGTATTACCTTGTTAGTATTGGTCATCCTTTTGGCCGGTGGGTTTGGTGCCGGTTGCGAATATTTCTACCGCGTTGCCTTTGTACCCGCACACAAGAGTTTCCTCAGTAGTGGCCTATCCGCCCGGCAGCGGGATGATCGCAACTGGTTGTCGGATACCGCTAAAGAAAAGTGGACGCAGGCCGCTGCGGGCCACAGTAGCTGGACCTTGCGCGCCGACTATGTGCCGGCAGCCACAAAGTCGAACAAAACCATCGTGGTGGCACACGGCTACATGAACACCAAGGAAGACATGGCGACCTACATCCGGATGTTCCACAATGCTGGCTACAATGTCCTGGCGCCAGATGATCGTGGTCACGGTCAGTCGGACGGTAACTATATTGGCTACGGCTGGGCGGACCGCAAGGATTACTTGTTATGGATTCAGCAATTGCTCCGTAAAAAGGGGACGAATCAACAACTGGGTCTGTATGGTCTGTCCATGGGCGGTGCGACCGTCATGTACCTGAGCGGCGAAAAGTTGCCACATCAAGTGAAGGCCATCGTGGAAGACTGTGGCTATAGCAGTGTGGATGGCGAAATCAGCTATCAGGCAGGGTCCATGTACAACTTGCCGCGCTGGCCACTCGTTCCCGGCGTGTTGCGCGTGGCGCAGATGCATACCGGAGTCGACTTCAAAAATGCGGATGCGTTGACTGCTTTACGCAAAAAC contains the following coding sequences:
- a CDS encoding alpha/beta hydrolase, which gives rise to MKNLIGKHKKLSITLLVLVILLAGGFGAGCEYFYRVAFVPAHKSFLSSGLSARQRDDRNWLSDTAKEKWTQAAAGHSSWTLRADYVPAATKSNKTIVVAHGYMNTKEDMATYIRMFHNAGYNVLAPDDRGHGQSDGNYIGYGWADRKDYLLWIQQLLRKKGTNQQLGLYGLSMGGATVMYLSGEKLPHQVKAIVEDCGYSSVDGEISYQAGSMYNLPRWPLVPGVLRVAQMHTGVDFKNADALTALRKNHLPTFFIHGAKDKFVPTKMVHANYKASAGKKQLWIVPGAGHAQSIFKAPQQYQERVTDFLARYMR
- a CDS encoding MarR family winged helix-turn-helix transcriptional regulator, which encodes MMDSEKFSTAFTDVYLKTTKSLTALLQAATTEYHTSFEQYQILHDIAHQRATNLTDLVRLRGVTKPAIARQLRTLRNLGYITQTTSTADRRRHLLSLTDKGKRVEKAVSERMTSSFEKLLLQVGEDDLSTLVSILDKIDATVLEPLRQSSKMDS